In Nitrosopumilus sp., the genomic stretch ACAATTGTGCGATGTAATTAAGGTGATAGTTTAGATGCATAATCTGCTAGTTCTTTATCACATGCACTTTTTCTTTTCTCGAAATCCTTAATTTCCTCATCATTCACATATCCGCGCATCTCAGCAAATCGTATAATTTCATAAATCCGCGTTCCATCAAGAGGACTATGTTTCTGAAAACCAGGAATCCCGCATATTTCCAGCCCCAGTGAATCCATTTTCATAAGAATAAGTTTAGCCTGACTCAGATCACATTTTTTCAGTTTTAATATTTCAAATGTGAGTTCATTTCTAGAGTAATTGGGATGAGGATAACCCTCCTTTAGGCATATCAGATAATGGATAATGTTGTGGATTGTGTCATCTGAGGGAAGTTGCATTTCACCCTCAGATGACGAATTATCCACATCTAGGAATTTTAGAGCAATTCTGGTAATTCTGTCCTCAAAACTCATGACATGATCCATTTTTCTTCCTAGTTACATCCTCTAATTTTTCAATTCTTTCTGCGAGTTTTGATTCCTCTTGTTTGAGAAGATTGTTCAGTTTGTCTGACAGATAACCTATGTTGGTGGCAATTTTAATTGCAGTTTCGTCATCCGTGGTTTTCTCAAAACGTTCTGCTTGTCGTATGATGATTCTCCGTAACAACTTTCCATATGTTGCACGATTCTTCCAGCTAGCAGGCATCGTTGTACTCCTTTTTTGGTATGCATTTGTTCCTAGTTAGGAGCAAAAACGGTGATGTTGCTGTCATTGTAATGCACCTATCTCGTGGAACCCTACTGACAAATCCGGATTCCAACACTCCCAATACAGAATCCCTGGTAGTATGTGTGATATTTATGGTCATTAACAGAATAACGGTCACTATAAATATATACATTTAACACCTAATATGTGCCTCTAAGACCCACATCATACCTAAAAAATAGTTTGGATATTCTGCTAGCGATATTGGAACATGGAGAAAAGATACTACGTGGAAAGAAAACAATAGGACATGGTCTCCTTGAAGCAGATTTTGACAAGAATAATGTACCCGGAACAAGAGAGATCATGCGTTCAAGAAGTGAACCGTTTCTAGAATCAAAATACATCAAAATGCTGAGGGCAAAAGGTAAAAAATCAAAAGGATATTATTCGATTACTTCCTTGGGATTGGTGTTTCTATTTCAAAACAAAATTGAGATCACGGAAACAATTTTCAAGAAAACTATCACAAACTTACAATTTTTTATCAGACATAATCAAAAGAACTCAACTAGATTAGAATATGATCCAATTCTTGATTTTAAATTAATAGAAAAACAACTCAAGGAAATAGATAAGAAATTATTGTTTCAAATTCTCAGGAATGTTTTCAATCAAATAGAAATTAAAAAGGATGCTGACAAAATAAAAATTAATTTGAATTACATGGTGGATGAAGAAATTTTTTCGATTACAAAGAGATTTGTCATAAAGAATAAAAAAATCTATGAGAAAGAGACAGAAATTACTGAGGAGGAGTTTGGCCACTATGTGGCGTTATTTGTTTTATTATCGTTTCACCACGCATTGGTCGTACATTTTATCAGGGAGGAGGACAAAAAAATGTTTGAATCGTTTAACATAGACCTGTTAAAAGAGATAAGTGACTTTAATAGTTCCAGATTAAGTGATATGTCCCACAGATTTACGGATTACATTAATGTTCAGAGAAACATAGATGAAAGATTGAAGATTATTTAGTTTTTAATAATCATTAGTGTTAATCGAATATGGATCAGACTAGATTTTAATTACTGTGTGGTCATTGTCAGTATCTTTCTTTTCTCGGAATGACATTTCTGATTCCACCTTGTGGTTCAGCAACATCACCGTTCCTCCGCGGAATCAGATGAATGTGACAATGCATTATTGTCTGCCCAGCATCTTTTCCAATGTTTATTCCAACATTAAATCCTGTTACTGTTTTGTCTTTTTCAAGAATTTTTCTTTTGGTCATGTTGTTCTCACTATTGCAATTATTTTATTAAAAATTATGATGTCTTTTGAATTTATCCGATTCTTCCTTTGAGAATAATTTTCTCGTCGGTTCCAGAAGGTGTAGACCTGTCGATGTATCTGATTTCATAGCTGTCTCCAATGTGGATGACTTTGCCATCTAATTCTCTTGGAATCTTGATCTTCACCTCAAATGTGCTTGTATTGGGGCCTGTCTCAATCAGATAGCTGGAGTTTGCGTCAAATCTTGGATTTGCTAGAGTGGTTCTGATTCCTCCATCCCCTCTGTATTCAAGAGAACTTAGTGGAATCTTGTCTTCGTCTTTGGAGTCTCTATTTGCATCAGGCTCGTAAATTCTTATGGTGAATTCATGGCCAATTCGCGAACCTCCTCCAGACGATTCTACTTTGGCAAACGTCTTTGTCAATGGAACTGACTTGACCAGGATTCTCTGCTCTCCTGAATAGTCTGATTCATCCAAGTATTTTATCAGAACAATGTCGTCTTGACTCAGAGGTCTTCCATTTATCGTATCTGGCAGTTCCAATTTGATGTAAAATTCACCGGTGTCTGGTCCTGTCTCAATCATGTTTTTTGGACCGTTAATGGGAATTCCGTTAATCGTAAATTCAAACAATCCCTGAATGGGAACAACCTCTATTCCACTATGTGCCGTATTCAGGTCCTGATCAGTGATATAGAAATTCACCACTGACATGCTTGATGCGGGAACTGTCTGCATCTCTTTTTCTGATGCCGTAACTGATTGGATGTCTTTTTGCAAATCTGAAAAATTTATCGGGATAAATAACATTCCTGCTTTTTTCATCCTCTCTGCAGTATCCGGTTTTACACAAGCAGCATCTCCGTTTGTTCTGATTACTAGTTCTAATCCCGCTTTACAAATTACGTCTGCGGCTGGAATTCCTTGCTCCATCTGTTTTCTGGGAGATTCCACGTCTCCAAATGATGGTTGAATCATAAGAAATACACTGCAAATAATTGCTGCATAAACTAAATTCATTATTTTTTTTGTATTTCTTTACATAAATAATTTGATAACAAGTTGTACTCTTCAGAAAACCACATCTGAGAATTTGCCGTTTTATTATATCTGATAAAATCTATTGATTTTTGAATGATTCGCTTTGTATTCCTGCTTCTTTTGGTTGTTCCTGCCAACTATGCATTTGCAGAACACATCTTCAACCCTGAGGCACATGCTCAATATCTTGATATCTCTCAGTTGGAATCTGAAAAAGTTACGTTTGATTTTGATGGAAAATCTTATGACATTTACTATGGTTATCACGGAAGTCTTGATGCCATGGGATCCGATGACCCACTTCCAATATTATCCTCTATGAACATCAACGAGGAAAGAAAGTCAATTGAAATTATCATGGAAGACGTCCCTGAGAAAACCGATTTTTGGGTAAGAGTGCCACAAGACGTTCTTTATGCGGAAGGTGAAAAATTTACAGTTCTAGTCGATGGGGCTGATACTGGATATGACTTGATGAAATTTCCAAATGATTACGTGATTGGGTTTATCGTTTCAGAAAATACTAAAAACATTGAAGTCATTGGAACTAGAGTGATCCCGGAATTTGGGGCACTGACAATCCTGATTCTTGCAAT encodes the following:
- a CDS encoding HIT domain-containing protein, coding for MTKRKILEKDKTVTGFNVGINIGKDAGQTIMHCHIHLIPRRNGDVAEPQGGIRNVIPRKERY
- a CDS encoding PEFG-CTERM sorting domain-containing protein encodes the protein MIRFVFLLLLVVPANYAFAEHIFNPEAHAQYLDISQLESEKVTFDFDGKSYDIYYGYHGSLDAMGSDDPLPILSSMNINEERKSIEIIMEDVPEKTDFWVRVPQDVLYAEGEKFTVLVDGADTGYDLMKFPNDYVIGFIVSENTKNIEVIGTRVIPEFGALTILILAISVMGIIYLARKNPILSGWTRIN